Proteins encoded within one genomic window of Variovorax sp. OAS795:
- a CDS encoding NAD(P)/FAD-dependent oxidoreductase has translation MSETVIHPISYDAVVIGAGAGGLCVAARLVAAGKKVLVAESLGRVGGRASSEQIDGFTVNIGAIAIEKGSTFEETFALLDVELDLREPNPATVFLIDGKIINVAKGGWGMLLGGFTKQAAKIGAKFADARGGDLPEAKLTTKEWLSQYTKNETVHAIFRNLCAAIFAANSDELPARAFLTYFAVKGAFKRFGFCPRGTVGLWNDLTDAIRRRGGEVWLDAPVAALNVEHGRATGVDLVKDGVTLRVNARAVISNIGPHATALLPGAEAFGGEYIALATTGPKPAANIVINFATRERLYDAPGLVTFGRTRRLCNIGELTATCPELAPAGWHQYVAYAVPHPALGDFDNDAEVEASMQDLRDLFPGFANAKMLSVRVMRDGWPAQRSCGGYDLPQTTPLPNFWHVGDAVKPYGDGGTQACADTGRSVAKLALDALAAA, from the coding sequence ATGAGCGAGACCGTGATTCACCCCATCAGCTACGACGCTGTCGTGATCGGCGCCGGCGCCGGAGGCCTCTGCGTGGCCGCGCGCCTCGTGGCCGCGGGCAAGAAAGTGCTGGTGGCCGAGAGCCTCGGCCGCGTGGGCGGCCGCGCCTCGAGCGAGCAGATCGACGGCTTCACCGTCAACATCGGCGCCATCGCGATCGAGAAGGGGTCCACTTTTGAAGAAACCTTCGCCTTGCTCGATGTCGAGCTCGACCTGCGCGAGCCCAATCCCGCGACCGTCTTCCTGATCGACGGCAAGATCATCAACGTCGCCAAGGGCGGCTGGGGAATGCTGCTGGGCGGTTTCACCAAGCAGGCGGCGAAGATTGGCGCCAAGTTTGCGGATGCGCGCGGCGGCGACCTGCCCGAGGCCAAGCTCACCACCAAGGAGTGGTTGTCGCAGTACACCAAGAACGAGACTGTGCATGCGATCTTCCGCAACCTGTGCGCGGCCATCTTCGCGGCCAACTCGGACGAATTGCCTGCACGGGCCTTTCTGACCTACTTCGCAGTCAAGGGTGCGTTCAAGCGCTTCGGCTTCTGCCCGCGCGGCACGGTCGGGCTGTGGAACGACCTGACCGATGCGATCCGCCGCCGTGGCGGCGAGGTCTGGCTCGATGCGCCGGTGGCGGCGCTGAACGTCGAGCACGGCCGCGCGACGGGCGTCGACCTGGTCAAGGACGGCGTGACGCTGCGTGTCAATGCGCGCGCGGTGATCAGCAACATCGGGCCGCATGCCACGGCCCTGCTGCCGGGCGCAGAAGCCTTCGGCGGCGAATACATCGCGCTGGCGACCACCGGGCCGAAGCCTGCCGCCAACATCGTCATCAACTTCGCGACGCGTGAGCGCCTCTACGATGCGCCGGGCCTGGTCACCTTCGGGCGCACGCGTCGCCTGTGCAACATCGGTGAGCTGACCGCCACCTGCCCCGAGCTGGCGCCCGCAGGCTGGCACCAGTACGTGGCCTATGCCGTGCCGCACCCCGCGCTGGGTGACTTCGACAACGACGCCGAGGTCGAGGCCTCGATGCAGGACCTGCGCGATCTTTTCCCCGGCTTCGCGAACGCCAAGATGCTGTCGGTTCGCGTCATGCGCGACGGCTGGCCGGCGCAGCGCTCCTGCGGCGGCTACGACTTGCCGCAGACCACGCCGCTGCCGAACTTTTGGCATGTGGGCGATGCGGTCAAGCCCTACGGCGATGGCGGCACGCAGGCCTGCGCGGACACGGGCCGTTCCGTGGCCAAGCTGGCGCTCGATGCGCTGGCCGCGGCTTGA
- a CDS encoding 3-hydroxyacyl-CoA dehydrogenase has protein sequence MTDKLKIAVIGAGTMGRGIVQLFAQAGHRVHCFDSFDGAADKAVEFVVGMIGRGVAKGRIDADEFERIRGQIHAAATMQDLADCDVLIEAIVEDLEAKRALFRSLEAVVSPQAILASNTSSLVVAEIAAACEHPQRVAGLHFFNPVPLMKVAEVIAAVRTAPAVVTTLRDLVEGAGHRAVVAADQPGFLVNHAGRGLYTEGLRLLEEQSASVDQIDLVLREAAGFRMGPFELLDLTGLDVSSKVMSSIYEQFQQEPRFRPSSLVPPRVAAGLFGRKTGQGWYAYEGDVRQVRPTPPVPALPAGLEVWVAPEATQRDALKALVEAAGARWVERPTPEALLIVQPWGGDATGEAAALGLDAAHCVAIDPLPGLGRHRTLMLTVATAPAMRDAAHALCAHDGVGVTVINDSPGFIVQRVLATVVNIAAQIAQRGIASVDDIEDAVKLGLGYPQGPLSWGDRIGGAQVLAILRRMLAVTGDPRYRPSPWLERRVALGLSLCTAEAARR, from the coding sequence ATGACAGACAAACTCAAGATCGCCGTCATCGGCGCCGGGACCATGGGTCGCGGCATTGTTCAGCTCTTCGCCCAGGCCGGACACCGGGTGCATTGCTTCGACAGCTTCGACGGTGCGGCGGACAAGGCCGTGGAATTCGTCGTCGGCATGATCGGTCGCGGTGTCGCGAAGGGCCGCATCGATGCCGATGAATTCGAGCGCATCCGCGGCCAGATCCATGCCGCGGCGACGATGCAGGACTTGGCGGATTGCGACGTCCTGATCGAAGCCATCGTGGAAGACCTGGAGGCCAAGCGCGCACTGTTCCGCAGCCTCGAGGCGGTCGTATCGCCGCAGGCGATCCTGGCGAGCAACACCTCGTCGCTCGTCGTGGCCGAGATCGCGGCCGCGTGCGAGCATCCGCAGCGGGTGGCGGGACTGCATTTTTTCAATCCCGTGCCGCTCATGAAGGTGGCCGAGGTGATTGCCGCGGTGCGTACCGCGCCGGCGGTGGTGACCACCTTGCGCGACCTGGTCGAGGGAGCGGGCCATCGCGCGGTGGTTGCAGCGGACCAACCGGGGTTCCTAGTGAACCATGCGGGCCGCGGCCTGTACACGGAGGGGCTTCGCCTGCTCGAAGAGCAGTCGGCCAGCGTGGACCAGATCGATCTTGTGCTGCGCGAGGCGGCAGGCTTTCGCATGGGGCCTTTCGAGCTGCTCGACCTCACGGGGCTGGATGTGTCGAGCAAGGTGATGAGTTCGATCTACGAGCAGTTTCAGCAGGAGCCGCGCTTTCGTCCTTCGTCGCTGGTGCCGCCGCGGGTGGCGGCCGGGCTGTTCGGTCGCAAGACGGGGCAGGGCTGGTATGCCTACGAGGGCGATGTGCGACAGGTTCGGCCGACGCCTCCGGTGCCGGCGCTGCCGGCCGGCCTTGAGGTCTGGGTGGCGCCGGAGGCCACGCAGCGCGACGCATTGAAGGCGCTGGTGGAGGCCGCCGGCGCGCGATGGGTCGAACGCCCGACGCCCGAGGCGCTTCTGATCGTCCAGCCCTGGGGCGGCGACGCCACCGGCGAGGCGGCGGCGCTCGGGCTCGACGCTGCGCATTGCGTCGCGATCGACCCGCTGCCCGGCCTGGGGCGCCATCGCACCCTCATGCTCACCGTGGCCACCGCGCCGGCCATGCGCGACGCCGCGCATGCGCTGTGCGCACACGACGGGGTGGGGGTCACGGTGATCAACGACAGCCCCGGCTTCATCGTGCAACGCGTGCTGGCAACCGTCGTCAACATCGCGGCACAGATCGCACAGCGCGGCATCGCGTCGGTGGACGACATCGAAGACGCGGTCAAGCTGGGGCTGGGCTATCCGCAAGGTCCGCTGTCCTGGGGTGACCGCATCGGCGGTGCGCAGGTGCTCGCGATCCTTCGACGCATGCTGGCAGTGACTGGCGATCCGCGCTACCGGCCCAGCCCCTGGCTCGAGCGGCGTGTGGCGCTGGGCCTGTCCCTCTGCACGGCCGAGGCTGCACGCCGATGA
- a CDS encoding enoyl-CoA hydratase-related protein: MTGSNMGPAPEGVQVERDGAVGIVVLNRPEKRNALDIAMRRAIAEAVMALDHDDAIRAIVITGGTVFAAGADLNLLVDKGAQQVAGIDLGQYWAPVAQCSKPTIAAVAGFALGAGCELAMMCDFIVADPTARFGQPELAVGIMPGAGGTQRLLRAVGRPVAAMLLLTGEQLTAERAFQLGLVAELAEEGQALARATTLARKAARMPPKAVAATRRMLRQGPDLPLDAALALENREFLLLFDTPDKTEGMRAFLDKRRPEFTGK; this comes from the coding sequence ATGACGGGCAGCAACATGGGACCGGCCCCGGAGGGCGTGCAGGTCGAGCGCGACGGCGCCGTCGGCATCGTCGTGTTGAATCGACCCGAGAAGCGCAATGCGCTCGACATTGCGATGCGCCGTGCGATTGCCGAGGCGGTCATGGCGTTGGATCATGACGACGCGATCCGGGCCATCGTCATCACCGGCGGCACCGTGTTCGCGGCCGGCGCCGACCTGAACCTGCTGGTCGACAAGGGTGCGCAGCAGGTGGCCGGCATTGACCTGGGCCAGTACTGGGCGCCTGTGGCGCAATGCAGCAAGCCGACCATTGCAGCGGTCGCCGGTTTCGCACTCGGTGCGGGCTGCGAGCTGGCCATGATGTGCGACTTCATCGTGGCGGACCCGACGGCGCGCTTCGGCCAGCCGGAACTGGCGGTCGGCATCATGCCCGGCGCCGGCGGCACACAGCGCTTGCTGCGTGCCGTGGGCCGGCCGGTGGCCGCGATGCTCTTGCTGACCGGTGAGCAACTGACGGCCGAACGCGCCTTCCAACTTGGTCTGGTGGCCGAACTGGCCGAAGAGGGCCAGGCACTGGCGCGCGCAACGACGTTGGCCCGCAAGGCCGCGCGCATGCCGCCCAAGGCGGTCGCCGCCACGCGCCGCATGCTGCGCCAGGGCCCCGACCTGCCGCTCGACGCGGCCCTCGCGCTGGAGAACCGCGAGTTCCTGCTGCTCTTCGACACCCCCGACAAGACCGAGGGCATGCGTGCCTTCCTTGACAAGCGACGCCCGGAATTCACCGGCAAATGA
- a CDS encoding enoyl-CoA hydratase-related protein — protein sequence MINRPDKRNAIDHDVRQALTVAIAGIRDDASVRALVFGGAAGVFSAGGDVPSMLGLVEAGARARMQHVALLCRMVAALRIPVVSAVEGIGAGAAVGLALLGDHIVVGASTRILFPFLQLGLVPDWGQMLTLPRRVGVREARRILTAGEPVRGEEALRIGLADVLVADDQVMTCAVAKASDFARLPMGAFARMKDRLTCVSSSLNLELQREEDDQAVSLTGDEFREGYDAFKNKRTADFIALPGVKA from the coding sequence TTGATCAACCGCCCCGACAAGCGCAATGCGATCGACCACGACGTGCGGCAGGCGCTCACCGTCGCGATCGCTGGCATCCGTGACGACGCCAGCGTGCGCGCGCTGGTGTTCGGTGGAGCGGCGGGGGTGTTCTCGGCCGGCGGCGATGTGCCGAGCATGCTGGGCCTGGTCGAGGCCGGCGCGCGGGCGCGGATGCAGCACGTTGCGCTGTTGTGCCGCATGGTCGCGGCCTTGCGCATCCCGGTGGTCAGCGCCGTCGAAGGCATTGGCGCCGGTGCGGCTGTCGGCCTCGCGCTGCTCGGCGATCACATCGTCGTTGGGGCGAGCACCCGTATCCTGTTTCCCTTTCTCCAGCTCGGGCTGGTGCCGGACTGGGGGCAGATGCTCACGCTGCCGCGCCGTGTCGGCGTGCGGGAAGCCAGGCGCATCCTCACGGCGGGCGAGCCTGTGCGCGGCGAGGAAGCACTGCGCATCGGGTTGGCCGACGTCTTGGTGGCCGATGACCAGGTGATGACCTGCGCCGTCGCGAAAGCGAGCGACTTCGCGCGGCTTCCGATGGGGGCCTTCGCGCGAATGAAGGACCGGCTCACGTGTGTGTCCTCCTCGCTCAATCTCGAGTTGCAGCGGGAGGAGGACGACCAGGCAGTGAGCCTGACCGGCGACGAATTTCGCGAGGGCTACGACGCCTTCAAGAACAAGCGGACCGCTGATTTCATCGCGCTGCCGGGAGTGAAGGCATGA
- a CDS encoding long-chain fatty acid--CoA ligase, giving the protein MTVSLTQSIHRALQQNPQRVATIAYGRRRTYAEFVGRVQRLAGGLRSLGVNKGDRVGILSLNSDRYLEVFMAVFWIGAAINPANTRWSAKELAFSFNDCETTQLFVDDAHLPLMDEVRAESRTLREIIYLGNEACPAGMVDYEQLMAQSDPVDDVGAGGSDLAAVFYTGGTTGFPKGVMASHDSLMGAALNRLAMGYPLGPVYLHAAPVFHLAGAMGVWWQFVAGGTHVLLPTFNALQFMETVQNEQVTDTLLVPTMIQMVLDHPEFSKFDLSSLKFMVYGASPITETLLDRLTVAFPQLALMQGYGMTELSGCVSYLPPYYHTADGRELGKLRSAGRAAALAEIKIVGADGKELPRGMVGEIAARGMSAMTGYWNRPADDASTLRDGWVHSGDGAYMDDEGFIFIVDRMKDMVVSGGENVYSAEVENAVLKHPAIAACAVIGVPSEKWGESVHAVVVLKPGQSVSEAELIAHCKTLIAGYKCPRSVEVRTELPLSGAGKIQKNKLRESHWAGRGRQVA; this is encoded by the coding sequence ATGACCGTCAGCCTTACTCAATCCATCCACCGCGCCCTGCAGCAGAACCCGCAGCGCGTCGCGACGATCGCCTATGGGCGCCGTCGGACCTACGCCGAGTTTGTCGGCCGCGTCCAGCGGCTGGCCGGCGGCCTGCGCAGCCTCGGCGTCAACAAAGGCGACAGGGTCGGCATCCTGTCGCTCAATTCGGACCGCTACCTTGAAGTCTTCATGGCGGTGTTCTGGATCGGCGCGGCGATCAATCCGGCCAACACCCGCTGGAGCGCAAAGGAGCTCGCCTTCTCGTTCAACGACTGCGAGACCACACAGCTCTTTGTGGACGACGCCCATCTGCCGTTGATGGACGAGGTGCGGGCCGAATCGCGCACGCTGCGCGAGATCATCTATCTCGGCAACGAAGCCTGCCCCGCGGGCATGGTCGACTACGAGCAATTGATGGCACAGTCCGACCCCGTGGACGACGTGGGCGCAGGCGGCTCCGACTTGGCCGCGGTGTTCTATACCGGCGGCACCACCGGCTTTCCCAAGGGCGTGATGGCCTCCCACGACAGCCTGATGGGTGCGGCCTTGAACCGGCTGGCCATGGGCTACCCCTTGGGCCCGGTGTACCTGCACGCCGCGCCCGTCTTTCACCTCGCGGGTGCCATGGGCGTCTGGTGGCAGTTCGTTGCCGGCGGTACGCACGTCCTGCTGCCGACCTTCAACGCGCTGCAGTTCATGGAGACGGTCCAGAACGAGCAGGTGACCGACACGCTGCTCGTGCCGACCATGATCCAGATGGTGCTGGACCATCCCGAGTTCAGCAAGTTCGACCTGAGCAGCCTGAAGTTCATGGTGTACGGCGCATCGCCTATCACCGAAACGCTGCTCGACCGCCTGACCGTCGCCTTCCCGCAGCTGGCACTGATGCAGGGCTACGGCATGACCGAGCTCTCGGGTTGCGTGAGCTACCTGCCGCCGTACTACCACACGGCCGACGGGCGCGAGCTGGGCAAGCTGCGTTCGGCCGGGCGTGCGGCGGCGTTGGCCGAGATCAAGATCGTCGGCGCCGACGGCAAGGAACTGCCACGCGGCATGGTGGGCGAGATCGCCGCACGCGGCATGTCCGCCATGACGGGCTACTGGAATCGCCCGGCAGACGACGCCAGCACCCTGCGCGACGGCTGGGTGCACTCCGGCGACGGCGCCTACATGGACGACGAAGGCTTCATCTTCATCGTGGACCGCATGAAGGACATGGTGGTCAGCGGCGGCGAGAACGTCTACTCGGCCGAGGTCGAGAACGCCGTCCTCAAGCACCCGGCCATCGCGGCGTGCGCCGTGATCGGCGTCCCGAGCGAGAAGTGGGGCGAGAGCGTGCATGCGGTCGTGGTGCTCAAGCCGGGCCAGAGCGTGTCGGAAGCGGAGCTGATCGCTCATTGCAAGACGCTCATCGCGGGCTACAAATGCCCACGCAGCGTCGAGGTGCGGACGGAGCTTCCGTTGTCCGGCGCAGGAAAGATCCAGAAGAACAAGCTGCGCGAGTCGCACTGGGCCGGCCGCGGCCGCCAGGTCGCCTGA
- a CDS encoding acetyl-CoA acetyltransferase, producing MAAGIKDKVAILGMGCSKFGERWDASPEDLMVEAYNEAMADAGIAPEQLDAAWFSTHMDDVGTGRGGTPMGIALRLPNIGVTRVENFCAGGSEAIRAAVYAVAAGACDVAIALGVEKLKDTGYGGLPVATVGTYIPQWYPNAVAPANFAQLASAYRSKHGVDAALLKRAIAHVSVKSHANGAKNPKAHFQKAVSEETVLKAPIIAEPLGLFDCAGVSDGAAAVIVTRPDIARSLGKRELVTFKALQIVTSNGWELQSNEWDGSYVHTARIAARRAYAEAGITRPREQISMTEVHDCFSITELVTMEDLGLSDVGGGVKDVLDGMFDADGKIPCQIDGGLKCFGHPIGASGIRMLYEMYLQLQGRAGPRQLSNPSVGLTHNLGGQPSQNVCSVSIVGLEGA from the coding sequence ATGGCCGCAGGTATCAAGGACAAGGTCGCCATCCTCGGGATGGGTTGCAGCAAGTTTGGCGAGCGCTGGGACGCGAGCCCGGAGGACCTCATGGTCGAGGCCTACAACGAGGCCATGGCCGACGCCGGCATCGCGCCCGAGCAGCTCGACGCCGCCTGGTTCTCGACCCACATGGACGACGTCGGCACCGGCCGCGGCGGCACACCGATGGGCATCGCGCTGCGCCTGCCCAACATCGGCGTGACGCGCGTGGAGAACTTCTGCGCTGGCGGCTCCGAGGCCATCCGCGCCGCGGTGTACGCGGTGGCCGCCGGCGCGTGCGACGTCGCGATCGCGCTGGGCGTGGAAAAGCTCAAGGACACCGGCTACGGCGGCCTGCCGGTGGCCACGGTCGGCACCTACATTCCGCAGTGGTATCCCAATGCGGTGGCGCCGGCCAACTTCGCGCAGCTGGCGTCGGCCTACCGCAGCAAGCATGGCGTCGATGCGGCTCTGCTCAAGCGGGCGATTGCGCATGTCTCGGTCAAGAGCCATGCCAACGGCGCGAAGAACCCGAAGGCGCACTTCCAGAAGGCCGTGAGCGAAGAGACGGTGCTGAAGGCACCGATCATCGCCGAGCCGCTGGGCCTGTTCGACTGCGCCGGCGTGTCCGACGGTGCGGCCGCAGTGATCGTCACGCGGCCCGACATCGCACGCAGCCTGGGCAAGCGCGAGCTCGTGACCTTCAAGGCGCTGCAGATCGTGACCTCCAACGGCTGGGAGCTGCAGTCCAACGAATGGGACGGCAGCTACGTGCACACCGCGCGCATCGCGGCGCGGCGCGCCTACGCCGAGGCCGGCATCACCCGGCCGCGCGAGCAGATCAGCATGACCGAGGTGCACGACTGCTTCTCGATCACCGAACTGGTGACGATGGAAGACCTGGGCCTGTCCGATGTGGGCGGCGGCGTGAAGGACGTGCTCGACGGCATGTTCGATGCCGACGGAAAGATCCCGTGCCAGATCGATGGCGGCCTCAAGTGCTTCGGCCATCCGATCGGCGCCAGCGGCATCCGCATGCTCTACGAGATGTACCTGCAGCTGCAGGGCCGGGCGGGCCCGCGCCAGCTGAGCAATCCCTCGGTGGGCCTGACCCACAACTTGGGTGGACAACCTTCGCAGAACGTGTGTTCGGTTTCCATCGTCGGCCTGGAAGGCGCCTGA